In Acidobacteriota bacterium, a single window of DNA contains:
- a CDS encoding DUF2817 domain-containing protein: protein MGVPDRIQRERDGDHLHARRSAAGDGGVRARGRSRQPLRPRPGAGGRLDLDVRVDAGVTGGAVFDPFSGSYRAARERFRETARAAAAPLQHHLLAGAGPDGRELAIDVALVGARNPRRAVVVSSGLHGVEGFFGSAVQLAWLSRLREGAVSIPGGTLVVLLHALNPFGFAWRRRANEDNVDLNRNFLDDDETYAGTPDHYGRVHDLLNPATPPSLLDAFRLRAAWAVRRHGLAVLQNAVATGQYEHPSGLFFGGREATAPTRLIRERFWSWTRAADEVVHLDLHTGLGEYADYRLLIEPPHVHDLDWYRARFDPERVVPVGHDTPYAARGVMGAWLARHAGPRDYRFACLEFGTYGPLRVLAALRAENRAHQHATPAASAYERAKRELVECFCPASRFWRRKAVNRALEVVEQAVASG, encoded by the coding sequence CTGGGAGTTCCAGACCGGATCCAGCGTGAACGCGACGGCGATCACCTACACGCTCGACGGTCGGCAGCAGGTGACGGTGGCGTCCGGGCTCGGGGGCGGTCTCGCCAACCGCTACGCCCGCGGCCTGGTGCCGGCGGGCGGCTCGATCTGGACGTTCGCGTTGATGCCGGAGTAACCGGCGGCGCCGTGTTCGATCCGTTCTCGGGAAGCTATCGGGCGGCCCGCGAGCGCTTCCGCGAGACCGCTCGCGCAGCGGCCGCGCCGCTTCAGCACCACCTGCTGGCTGGAGCGGGGCCGGACGGGCGCGAGCTGGCCATCGACGTGGCGCTGGTCGGGGCCCGGAACCCGCGCCGCGCGGTGGTCGTTTCGTCGGGGCTCCATGGCGTCGAGGGGTTCTTCGGGTCCGCCGTACAGCTCGCGTGGCTCAGCCGGCTGCGCGAAGGTGCCGTGTCGATACCCGGCGGCACGCTCGTCGTGCTGCTGCACGCGCTCAATCCCTTCGGCTTCGCCTGGCGGCGGCGCGCGAACGAGGACAACGTCGACCTCAACCGCAACTTCCTCGACGACGACGAGACGTACGCCGGCACACCTGACCACTACGGCCGGGTTCACGATCTGTTGAACCCTGCGACACCGCCGTCGCTACTGGACGCCTTCCGTCTGCGGGCGGCCTGGGCGGTTCGGCGTCACGGGCTGGCCGTTCTGCAGAACGCCGTCGCGACCGGCCAGTACGAGCACCCGTCGGGTCTGTTCTTCGGGGGGCGCGAGGCCACGGCGCCGACCCGTCTCATTCGGGAACGCTTCTGGAGCTGGACCCGGGCGGCGGACGAAGTGGTGCACCTGGATCTGCACACCGGACTCGGCGAGTACGCCGACTACCGGCTCCTGATCGAGCCGCCGCATGTGCACGATCTCGACTGGTACCGCGCGCGGTTCGATCCGGAACGCGTCGTTCCGGTCGGTCACGATACGCCCTATGCCGCGCGCGGCGTGATGGGTGCGTGGCTCGCCCGCCACGCCGGGCCGCGCGACTACCGCTTCGCCTGCCTGGAGTTCGGTACCTACGGGCCGTTGCGCGTGCTGGCCGCTCTGCGTGCCGAGAACCGGGCGCACCAGCATGCCACGCCCGCCGCCTCCGCATACGAGCGCGCGAAGCGGGAACTGGTCGAATGCTTCTGTCCGGCGAGCCGGTTCTGGCGCCGCAAGGCGGTCAACCGCGCGCTGGAGGTCGTCGAACAGGCCGTCGCATCGGGGTAG